A genomic region of Pyrus communis chromosome 14, drPyrComm1.1, whole genome shotgun sequence contains the following coding sequences:
- the LOC137715820 gene encoding cytochrome P450 714C2-like, giving the protein MELLQFDAKMLMSLVFLGFVGLFVRWYDRLVAKPKRLRSLLTKQGINGPPPTLLLGNIMEIKKARGSSNPTSGLIPSSHNCAALVFPFFDKWRKQYGEVFAFALGNTQILCVNQPDVVREITTCTSLDLGKPTYQFKERGPLLGQGILTSNGPSWVHQRKVIAPELSMDKVKGMINLITESTTTLVNSWNSKIETAEGGIAEIKIDSYMRSFSGDVISRACFGSNYCKGEDIFHKLRNLEEAMSKKVFSTGVPGMRHLPTKSNREAWALEKEASTLILQVVKERQAAGYEKDLLQMILEGAINSDLSQEATNRFIVDNCKNIYLAGYETTAVSATWCLMLLASNPKWQERVRTEALQVCQGCILDTNMIRKMKQLNMVIHESLRLYPPVAVVSREAFKDMKFGDINIPKGVNVWTTVATLHTDPEIWGPDAYMFNPDRFANGVTGACKLPHLYMPFGMGPRVCLGQNLAMVELKILIALLVSNFSFSLSPKYRHGPALRLVIEPEHGVDLLVRKL; this is encoded by the exons ATGGAGCTTCTTCAGTTTGATGCGAAAATGTTGATGTCCCTTGTGTTTCTAGGGTTTGTAGGGTTGTTTGTGCGGTGGTATGATAGGCTTGTTGCGAAGCCGAAGAGGCTGAGGTCCTTGCTAACTAAGCAAGGCATCAATGGACCTCCACCTACTCTTCTTCTGGGAAATATTATGGAGATAAAGAAGGCTCGAGGCTCCAGCAATCCTACCAGTGGATTAATCCCCAGCTCCCACAATTGCGCTGCTCTTGTCTTTCCATTTTTTGATAAGTGGAGGAAACAATATG GTGAAGTATTTGCGTTTGCACTTGGCAACACACAAATATTGTGTGTGAACCAACCAGATGTTGTACGAGAGATAACAACATGCACGTCCTTAGACTTGGGGAAGCCAACATATCAATTTAAAGAGCGAGGTCCTCTGCTAGGTCAAGGTATTTTAACCTCAAATGGCCCCTCATGGGTTCACCAACGCAAAGTGATTGCTCCTGAACTATCCATGGACAAAGTCAAG GGAATGATTAACCTAATCACAGAGTCTACAACTACTCTGGTAAATTCTTGGAACAGTAAAATTGAGACAGCTGAAGGAGGAATTGCTGAGATAAAAATTGACAGCTACATGAGAAGCTTCTCTGGTGATGTTATCTCAAGAGCTTGTTTTGGAAGCAACTATTGCAAAGGGGAAGACATATTTCATAAACTAAGAAATCTCGAGGAGGCTATGTCCAAGAAAGTCTTTTCCACCGGAGTTCCTGGGATGAG ACATCTTCCCACAAAGAGCAACAGGGAAGCTTGGGCATTGGAAAAGGAGGCCAGCACTTTAATACTTCAAGTAGTGAAGGAAAGGCAGGCAGCAGGATATGAGAAAGACCTATTGCAAATGATTCTTGAGGGTGCTATAAACAGTGACCTCAGCCAAGAGGCTACAAACCGATTCATTGTTGATAACTGCAAAAACATATACTTGGCCGGCTATGAAACCACGGCGGTCTCCGCCACTTGGTGTCTCATGTTGTTGGCTTCAAACCCAAAATGGCAAGAACGTGTGAGAACAGAGGCCCTTCAAGTTTGCCAAGGCTGTATTCTGGATACTAATATGATTCGTAAGATGAAACAG CTAAATATGGTGATTCATGAATCACTGCGCCTATATCCACCTGTTGCCGTGGTATCAAGGGAGGCCTTTAAGGACATGAAATTTGGGGACATTAACATCCCGAAGGGTGTCAATGTTTGGACCACAGTGGCAACCTTACACACTGATCCAGAAATATGGGGCCCAGATGCCTATATGTTCAACCCAGATAGGTTTGCAAATGGGGTTACAGGCGCTTGCAAGCTTCCACACTTGTACATGCCATTTGGGATGGGACCCCGAGTGTGTCTTGGACAGAACTTGGCCATGGTTGAACTCAAGATTCTAATAGCTCTTTTAGTTTCCAACTTCTCCTTCTCACTCTCTCCCAAGTACAGACATGGACCTGCTCTTAGATTGGTTATAGAGCCTGAGCATGGAGTCGATCTCCTAGTGAGGAAGCTGTGA
- the LOC137715646 gene encoding cytochrome P450 714C2-like gives MDKVKGMINLITESTTTLVNSWNSKIETAEGGIAEIKIDSYMRSFSGDVISRACFGSNYSKGEEIFHKLRNLQEAMSKKLFFTGVPGMRHLPTKSNREAWALEKEASTLILQVVKERKAAGYEKDLLQMILEGAINSDLSQEATDRFIVDNCKNIYLAGYETTAVSATWCLMLLASNPKWQERVRTEVLQVCQGCIPDNDMIRKMKQLTMVIHESLRLYPPVTVVSREAFKDMKFGDINIPKGVNVWTTVATLHTDPEIWGPDAYVFNPDRFANGITDYYNLRNQTPLIPPKLLQWRFGEIRGQTPPSTYYCSVDRIHPSSSFISLPSNPPQIDHLFPDATMAARRVSSAKSRPAIYWVLTGEEASIIPKTNAWCRSGRICQL, from the exons ATGGACAAAGTCAAG GGAATGATTAACCTAATCACAGAGTCTACAACTACTCTGGTAAATTCTTGGAACAGTAAGATTGAAACTGCCGAAGGGGGAATTGCTGAGATAAAAATTGATAGCTACATGAGAAGCTTCTCTGGTGATGTTATCTCTAGAGCTTGTTTTGGAAGCAACTATTCCAAAGGAGAGGAGATATTTCATAAACTAAGAAATCTCCAGGAGGCTATGTCCAAGAAACTCTTTTTTACCGGAGTTCCTGGGATGAG ACATCTTCCCACAAAGAGCAACAGGGAAGCTTGGGCATTGGAAAAGGAGGCCAGCACTTTAATACTTCAAGTGGTGAAGGAAAGGAAGGCAGCAGGATATGAGAAAGACCTGTTGCAAATGATCCTTGAGGGTGCTATAAACAGTGACCTCAGCCAAGAGGCTACAGACCGATTCATTGTTGATAACTGCAAAAACATATACTTGGCCGGCTATGAAACCACGGCGGTCTCCGCCACGTGGTGCCTCATGTTGTTGGCTTCAAACCCAAAATGGCAAGAACGTGTGAGAACAGAGGTCCTTCAAGTTTGCCAAGGCTGCATTCCGGATAATGATATGATTCGTAAGATGAAACAG CTAACTATGGTGATTCATGAATCACTGCGCCTATATCCTCCGGTTACCGTCGTGTCAAGGGAGGCCTTTAAGGACATGAAATTTGGGGACATTAACATCCCAAAGGGTGTCAATGTTTGGACCACAGTGGCAACCCTACACACTGATCCAGAAATATGGGGCCCAGACGCCTACGTGTTCAACCCAGATAGGTTTGCAAATGGGATTACGG ACTATTACAATCTTCGTAACCAAACACCTCTTATTCCCCCTAAGCTTCTGCAATGGAGATTCGGAGAAATTCGTGGCCAAACACCTCCGTCGACCTACTACTGTTCCGTCGACCGCATCCACCCATCCTCCTCCTTCATCTCTCTTCCGTCGAATCCGCCCCAAATCGACCACCTTTTTCCCGACGCAACCATGGCGGCAAGGAGAGTAAGCAGCGCCAAGTCGCGACCAGCGA TATATTGGGTTCTCACCGGTGAGGAGGCAAGTATTATCCCCAAGACAAATGCTTGGTGTAGAAGCGGCCGCATTTGCCAGCTTTAG
- the LOC137715680 gene encoding cytochrome P450 714C2-like — translation MQLLQFDAKVLLSLLLLGFIGLLARLYNGLVAKPKRLRSLLTKQGINGPPPTILLGNILEIKKARGSSNSTSERPTPHNCAALLFPFIEKWRKLYGEAFVFALGNTQILCVHQPDAVRDITTCTSLDLGKPTYQFKERGPLLGQGILTSNGSSWVHQRKIIAPELYMEKVKGMINLITESTITLINSWNSRIETAEGGIAEIKIDSYMGSFSGDAISRACFGSNYSKGEEIFQKLRQLQEAMGRKAFLAGIPGMRHLPTKSNREVWALEKEASSLILQVVKERRAAEYEKDLLQIVLEGAKNSNLSQEATDRFIVDNCKNIYLAGYETTAVSATWCLMLLASNQEWQERVRAEALQVCQGHIPDAEMVRNMKQLTMVIHESLRLYPPVSVVSREAFKDMKFGDIQVPKGINVWIMVITLHTDPELWGPDSYAFNPNRFANGITGACKLPHLYMPFGVGPRVCLGQNFAMVELKVLIALIVSNFSFSLSPKYRHAPTLRLVVEPEHGVDLLVKKL, via the exons ATGCAGCTCCTCCAATTTGATGCAAAAGTGTTACTGTCCCTTTTGTTGCTAGGGTTTATAGGATTGTTGGCACGTCTCTACAACGGGCTTGTGGCGAAGCCAAAGAGGCTTCGATCCTTgctaaccaagcaaggaatcaaTGGACCTCCACCTACTATTCTCCTGGGAAATATTTTGGAAATAAAGAAGGCTCGAGGCTCCAGCAATTCCACCAGTGAACGCCCGACCCCTCACAACTGTGCTGCTCTTCTCTTTCCATTTATTGAGAAGTGGAGGAAGCTATATG GTGAAGCATTTGTGTTTGCACTTGGAAACACACAGATATTATGTGTGCACCAACCTGATGCAGTGAGGGACATTACAACATGCACATCCTTGGACTTGGGGAAACCAACGTATCAATTTAAAGAGCGCGGTCCTTTGCTTGGTCAAGGTATTTTAACCTCAAACGGCTCCTCGTGGGTGCATCAGCGCAAAATCATTGCTCCTGAACTATACATGGAGAAAGTTAAG GGAATGATTAATTTAATTACGGAGTCTACAATTACTCTGATAAATTCGTGGAACAGTAGAATCGAGACAGCTGAAGGAGGAATTGCTGAGATAAAAATTGACAGCTACATGGGAAGCTTCTCTGGCGATGCTATCTCAAGAGCTTGTTTTGGAAGCAACTATTCCAAAGGGGAGGAGATATTTCAGAAACTAAGGCAACTCCAGGAGGCTATGGGCAGGAAAGCTTTTCTGGCCGGAATTCCTGGAATGAG GCACCTTCCCACGAAGAGCAATAGGGAAGTTTGGGCCTTAGAAAAGGAGGCTAGCTCTTTGATACTTCAGGTAGTGAAGGAAAGACGGGCAGCAGAATATGAGAAAGACTTGTTGCAAATTGTTCTTGAGGGTGCTAAAAACAGTAACCTTAGCCAAGAGGCAACAGACCGCTTCATCGTTGATAACTGCAAGAACATATacttggccgggtatgaaaccACGGCAGTTTCAGCCACATGGTGCCTCATGCTGTTGGCTTCGAACCAAGAATGGCAAGAACGTGTGAGAGCAGAGGCCCTTCAAGTTTGCCAGGGCCACATTCCAGATGCTGAAATGGTTCGCAACATGAAACAG CTAACAATGGTGATTCATGAATCATTGCGCCTATATCCCCCAGTTAGTGTGGTGTCAAGGGAGGCTTTCAAGGACATGAAGTTCGGGGACATTCAGGTTCCAAAGGGTATCAATGTTTGGATAATGGTGATAACATTGCACACTGATCCGGAATTATGGGGACCAGATTCGTATGCGTTCAATCCCAACAGGTTTGCGAATGGGATCACAGGCGCTTGCAAGCTTCCACACTTGTACATGCCATTCGGAGTTGGTCCTCGAGTGTGTCTCGGACAGAACTTTGCCATGGTTGAACTCAAGGTTCTGATAGCTCTCATTGTATCCAACTTCTCCTTCTCACTTTCTCCCAAGTACCGCCATGCGCCTACTCTTAGATTGGTCGTAGAGCCAGAACATGGTGTTGATCTCTTGGTGAAGAAGTTATGA
- the LOC137715679 gene encoding cytochrome P450 714C2-like, with protein sequence MNNIIASMQLLQFDAKVLLSLVLLGFIGLVAGLYNGLVAKPKRLRSLLTKQGINGPPHTILLGNILEIKKARGSSNPTSESPTSHNCAALLFPFFEKWRKLYGEVFVFALGNTQILYVNQPDAVRDITTCTSLDLGKPTYQFKERGPLLGQGILTSNGTSWVHQRKIIAPELYMEKVKGMVNLITESTITLINSWNSRIEAEGGISDMKIDSYIGSFSGDAISRACFGSNYSKGEEIFQKLKQIQEAMGRKAFLAGIPGMRHLPTKSNREVWAFEKEASALILQVVKERRAAENEKDLLQIILESAKNSNLSQDATDRFIVDNCKNIYLAGYETTAVAATWCLMLLASNQEWQERVRAEALQVCQGHIPDADMVRNMKQLTMVIHESLRLYPPVSVVSREAFKDMKFGDIHVPKGINVWTMVITLHTDPKLWGPDSYAFNPNRFANGITGACKLPQLYMPFGVGPRVCLGQYFAMVELKVLIALIVSNFSFSLSPKYRHAPTLRLVLEPEHGVDLLVKKL encoded by the exons ATGAATAATATAATTGCATCAATGCAGCTCCTCCAATTTGATGCAAAAGTGTTACTGTCCCTTGTGTTGCTAGGGTTTATAGGATTGGTGGCAGGTCTCTACAACGGGCTTGTTGCGAAGCCAAAGAGGCTTCGATCCTTgctaaccaagcaaggaatcaaTGGACCTCCACATACTATTCTCCTGGGAAATATTTTGGAAATAAAGAAGGCTCGAGGCTCCAGCAATCCTACAAGTGAATCCCCGACCTCTCACAACTGTGCTGCTCTTCTCTTTCCATTCTTTGAGAAGTGGAGGAAGCTATATG GTGAAGTATTTGTGTTTGCACTTGGAAACACACAAATATTATATGTGAACCAGCCTGACGCAGTGAGGGACATTACAACGTGCACATCATTGGACTTGGGGAAACCAACGTATCAATTTAAAGAGCGCGGTCCTTTGCTTGGTCAAGGTATTTTAACCTCAAATGGCACCTCGTGGGTGCATCAGCGCAAAATCATTGCTCCTGAACTATACATGGAGAAAGTTAAG GGAATGGTTAACTTAATCACGGAGTCTACAATTACTCTAATAAATTCGTGGAACAGTAGAATCGAGGCAGAGGGAGGAATTTCTGACATGAAAATAGACAGCTACATTGGAAGCTTCTCTGGCGATGCTATCTCAAGAGCTTGTTTTGGAAGCAACTATTCCAAAGGGGAGGAGATATTTCAGAAACTAAAGCAAATCCAGGAGGCAATGGGGAGGAAAGCTTTTCTGGCCGGAATTCCTGGAATGAG GCACCTTCCCACTAAGAGCAATAGGGAAGTTTGGGCCTTCGAAAAGGAGGCTAGCGCTTTGATACTGCAGGTAGTGAAGGAAAGGCGGGCAGCAGAAAATGAGAAAGACTTATTGCAAATTATTCTTGAGAGTGCTAAAAACAGTAACCTTAGCCAAGATGCAACGGACCGCTTCATCGTTGATAACTGCAAGAACATATacttggccgggtatgaaaccACAGCAGTTGCAGCCACATGGTGCCTCATGCTGTTGGCTTCGAACCAAGAATGGCAAGAACGTGTGAGAGCAGAGGCCCTTCAAGTTTGCCAGGGCCACATTCCAGACGCTGATATGGTTCGCAACATGAAACAG CTAACAATGGTCATTCATGAATCATTGCGCCTATATCCCCCGGTTAGTGTGGTGTCAAGGGAGGCTTTCAAGGACATGAAGTTCGGGGACATTCATGTTCCAAAGGGTATCAATGTTTGGACAATGGTGATAACATTGCACACTGATCCGAAACTATGGGGACCGGATTCGTATGCTTTCAACCCCAATAGGTTTGCAAATGGAATCACAGGTGCTTGCAAGCTTCCACAGTTGTACATGCCATTCGGAGTTGGTCCTCGAGTGTGTCTTGGACAGTACTTTGC